The Juglans regia cultivar Chandler chromosome 1, Walnut 2.0, whole genome shotgun sequence nucleotide sequence ataacatgaacttggaacatattcttgtctcatgggattaccatgattgcgtgaacgtaaacttgaacataacataacgtgaaacatgacttgaacttggaatcttattcaatagacttaatcattaacgtgaccatatgggtgctacacaggtccccttgagccgtgtgtccctgccgattaccgcatcacatcacaggtttctataccagctgtgagtgcgttaatacgtactccacagttgttgtggccccacgtattctacgtgtcacaattgctgtgtctcacgtagtgtatgctccacagttgttgtggccccatacttcatgctccacagttgttgtggccccatgacttatctgtttgtgccacacttgctgtggacacacataacataatgtgtggcaccatcggcgttagtgcctggcgcgctccggtgaccagctaattaggccccattcgcaacctgttgactgtacttcgtcaacccagggaatttcacacctatttagacactccagcgtgaacaaaggagttccactaggatattaccccatcctagcgcttagggtcgtgattgacatgaatgacttaactggcagacatgacatttcgtaacgtgacgtaacatgaacgtgacataaaagacagaaatcttgacgtaacataacgtgacatgaacgtaggacgacagacatgacatacttcgagacataaatgtaacagagaacatttcataacatgtcatacatgtaacatgcaacatttcgtaacatggcataccatataacagacaacatttcttaacgtggcgtaacatgtgacaatgaatattatatGACAAGAAATACgtgtaatagatggcatacttaacttaacatgacatacttgcagtgtatagcatgtatagcaatacgtgacagaatatcttgtgtaacagatgaataattcatgacagaataaattctgtgtaatagataaatatgaaatgacttggcatggcacatatgataacatgcatacatacaatttagttcccttacttatcatacatacacattaaattgatagtaagttaaaagctaacttacctcgatcttcgcgtttCGAGACAAagctcaagtgcgatcacgagaaactgaaagtagtgatttctaaaaattagaatttaatcactaacaaattaggaatatggaaaaatatcaacgagtaaaattaccattttaccctctacatatgagaaaatgaccattttaaccctaacttaaggattttgcatcataacttcaaaaatcaccaaaatttacataccttatgtaaattttgtcctaaattcaaatatcaattcataaaaatttaaaactaaacacaaccatcaaaactctatatggccgaaacttacaaaggctatttcctttgctttttgttgtaattctttcaaatctcaaaactcatgattaaaccaaaatttttcttctactacactcataacatattcttaagaataatcatgttttgaatcatgaacaaaagtcatcaaaatcactaaaaccatacttgaactttttggtttctcttctaagttcaaaacagaattttgtttctaacttgttttgatcaacctcttgatccatgacttataaagaagtgatcttcaaaccaaaacatcacatggttcaaaaaggtgtcctaaaacagatccaagcttcaaactcaagatcacatgggtaaacatcaaccaaaacataaatttagccaagaacatcatcactttggcctaaccgaatatctccttccataaaatttcatatgttcgaaactaacatcaaatatcttcaaaataacattctaacatgtatataagatgcttaggatcttccaataaaaatatcaaagccattggaataagattaaaccataaaagatttaaactttctcaaaacagaaactgtttttcctcttccagtttctaagtttctagacctaagaaaatatttcaccaaaacttttaatcatgcaacaaatcctcaaccaataatcatatacacatgttaacagtactccataaaaatttcggaccaagatctattcattagcttggtcaaaaactccaaaatataacacactctccagtttatcgcccagaatgacctttctggggtctaaacaactttttaccaatcaaatgatctccaaatggaacaaataagatatccacgtaaactagactccaaaagaaacaactttaatgaaggaaacgttgcgaggaaacacttacaaaaactttgaaacaggcattcaaaagaggtacgaaaaactgtccgagagtgtcttttgtgttctatgaaggaaaagtgtaaaggagagttgctttttcgtgggaagtggactgaagagcttcttacacaagctatgggaagtgatatgactgaaggaatggttgagtgttggccttttcttctcataaaaatcagaccaagatcttttctcaaggtggagtgtgagagtgaaagagtgaggtggcccttttgctttgtctttcaagaaccttctaggctcttcttgtacagatctggccagccaagtgggggtacaaaacttagccatgaagcaatcctatggtgaccaaattcgtgggccttaaagggcctaaaccgaatgggcctaaaatttggggtttaaagagggtttgggttgctatcaagcccaaatccaatatcacttggtccaatcaatttttcaaggttaacaaggttggataatgatgttctaacacaaatttgaaggattaatagcatgtggaagtgatttaatcaagtgattaaacacaatactagaaatcggattagaaagggtttagaggccaactttagggttttggggaaaccgtttagggttttgatttcaacaaagcttttaggctttcaattggattcccaccatttagggtttcactaggattgaaaacctctttggttctggcacaatttggttgagcagatgaaacaacgttttgcttaagtggcataatctcacaccttgattccttcaaatccaacaaacatccctcatggtgccaagtgtctaatattattcactaagtgtggctaagatcttgccaagtgtccaaataaaacttctctaatccaatttggacattccacactgtgatttcgaaacactgcaattggtgcgcttaccgaggttactattcacttcgaaaaagtgaatcataaacttagtactaaaaattcctaaatattcatattaacctacagtgaaaatattataccgaaattcaacctcgaagtgcccctaaaaataatttcacaattctcaacagacgtttcgtccggaattatgaaaataggctattgtgccataaaatcctaaataatccaccgagtctaatggcgtagaccataatgcattctgacacttctaaccacctcaaataaataaaactcatatttctagcagcatagtgagtgataacactgactatgttgacagactaaaacctatgcaataggtcgattcgtaaaaatttatggggttttcacgagagtcctaaagtcaaaagaaattccgccaatgaatttctagcgggctgttacaaagGAAGTGTATCTAGACCACAAAATGGATGAAGGAAGATTAGAGTTTCGGTCATACCACTAGGCGAGCATGCAATAGGGTTTCTAGAAGGATATTGTGATGATGAGGCATTAGGTTTCGGCCTTAATGGGGAGCGCCACATGTCCTCTCATGCAACATAGTCTTTCAAGTTTCCAAGAGAGGGAATAATGTAGAGAAAGGGAGAGGCATTCAGCCATCACACTTGGCAAGTATGCATGGGGAATTCAACATTCTAGAAGATGCAATCATGGGAGTTTTCAGACATACAAATGGCACATGCCACATGGCACCCATGTATGGATGTTTCTTACATTTTCAAGGAAGCAATGATGTCCTAGTAAGAGACAAGTTTCAAAAATGGCAGAGCATGCCACTTGGCATCATATTCATGTGAAACTCTTAGGTTTCCCAAAAGGATAATCATGAAGAAAGCATTAGGGGGTTTCGGCTAGTGCCACTTGGCAAGAGGATTCCGTCCAAgaacacttttcaaattttggttCCCCATACCCTAGTCTAGTGTGTTGCCCCTTTTCACCACTCATATTGATTCTTTTTGTctgatttttattcatttctggCCAGTTAACTTTATGGGAAGAAAGCCTCATTTATTGGTTGCATTGATTGGAAATCAAACAAAGGAGACGAGGCTATACACGCCTATGTCAAGCCATGCTAGCAATCACACTCTTGCCCATTAATTTTCTACGCCATGCCGCCCATGCCACCAATAAGATTATGGGCTTTTGGTCAGTATGATTATTAAGGTCAGATCTCACTTATTTTCATAAGAAAGCTAGATAAGATTTGAGAAATGGAAGTCAAGGAGATGGCCGAAATCTACTCTCTAGGGTTCTCCATATATTGCCGCCCACCATCACCCAATAACACAAGCATTTTAAACTTGGTGGTGGTTGATAGAGCATTTATGAAGAGTCATTAATGGAGCTCATTGGAAATTGTATAgcatttatgaaaagtcattaATGGAGCTCATTGGAAATTGTATAGCATTTATGAAGAGTCATTAATGAAACTCGTGAAAAATTGCACAACATTTATGAGGAGTCATTAATGGAGCTCGTGGAAAATTGTATAGCATTTATGAAGCGACATTAATGAAGCTCATAGGAAATTGCATAGCATTTATGAAGAGTAATTAATGGAGTTTGTGGGGAATTGCATTGCATTTATGAAGGAGCTATTAATAGAGTCATGGGAAACTACAGCTAGGCGCCACTTGTCCAACATGCATAGCTAAAGTTCAGCTATGCGCCACTTGTCCAACATGCATCAGTTAAAGTTCTGCTATATGCCTCTTGTCCTACATGCAATAGCCAAAATCTAAGGCCATCCACTTGGCAATAATGCTGAAGCAAGGGAGAAAGAGAGTTGGGGCAAATCTTTGTATAAAATCACCTCCTTATCTTCTGTTTTGAGGGGGGGCACAAGAAAATCACTTAGTTCCttgcttttctcttctttttctctctattcaCTCACACACGCGTGCAcgcacacatacacacacagcTTCAACTGCACCACATTCAAATCAAGAGCAGATCACACAAAAATGGTAAAAACGAAGAGCTATTGGTTAGAACAGTGCAAACTGAGCCTCCTCTTCAAGGTTTTCAAGATGTGAGTAATCTTTCtctgtttattttctttatagatATTAAGAGGTTGTGTTAGTGGTCTAATGGAAGCATTTTTTGAAAGAACGAAGTCGATTTGTGGTGTTTATGATGGCTCTAGGTTTCGGTTGGGAGCAATGTGTTTAGTGTTGTTAGTTTGAGTCTAAgcttaataaaaattgaatttttatgTCTTCAatgatgaattcaaatttttgATAAGCTTAGAAATGGAGTTTGTCATGTGGACGAAAGGTTCTTACGTGAGATTTAAGGTATTAGGGTTTATAATACCATCTAGAGTTAACACATGCCTCAGTTAGTATCTTGGTGATTAAATATTGTTGATTTGCGGTTGATCTCCTAGATGTTGGATTGTTATGGATGATGTATGAAGTGTAAGGACTCAGATTAGGCttgtaaataatttgtttggttCAGATCTATGAGGAAAGTTAGCTACTTTGATATATTCTAAGGGTCAGAAGTACAATGGAAGCAAGGTACCTTAGATCAAGTCccgattttgagatttgaggggttttttttgttttttttacatggGGAAGGGGTGATTCGATCATTGGTTATCTTAGTGAGAAACCAAATTGTTACCAATTGATCCAAAGAATCTTGGCTTCGAGATTTGAGGTTTAAACATGTGTTAAAGGATGATTTCTCTTAGGTTTctcttaagatattttattgggtttcagaaaatgagaaagaaaaaattgaataaaaatattataaagttagcaaattatttgaataaaatttattaatattattttttttaagtttatagaAGTTTTATTAGTTTTTGCGTTTAGATAacaattaggtaatgattatatgaaaaagttgaatatttgaattaaaaagtgttttgtgttttattgatatttgagaataaaattatgagaagtttcaAAAAATTATGTCTCATCTCTGTGTCCAAACGTTCCCTTAGTAAATCGTCACCTATTTAGTAATAACACATCAAACTAGATCTAGCACAGAAGCAGAGTATAGAGCTATGGCTTTTGCAACAGCTGAGTTATATTGGTTAAGAATGCTTTCCAAAGAATTCCAGTGTTCAATTGAGTCTACTCCATAGCTGTGGTGTAATAATATGGGAGCATTAGCACTAGCCTCCAATCCTATTTTTCATGCTAAAACTAAGCATGTGGAGGTTGATTATCATTTCATTAGAGAAAAAGTGATTAACAAAGATATCATCCCTCCGTACATAGCCACTGCTGATCAGATAGCAGATGTCTTTACAAAGGGACTCACTTCTTCAAGATTCTTGTTGATCAAAGACAAACTAATGGTCATTGAATCTCCCATCAGTTTGACAGGGGATGTTAAGAATATCATATTAGTTCCAACTCTCATATCAATCCCAACACTCACCAATATCTCAATAGAAGAACATGTGTCAAAAGACGATAGCTATCAATTGTCTgttacaaatttaattatatttgaacaattgtattcatatcttatcttatctttcTTTTGTAATCATGATACTTATCATATTGTAAACACTCTATCTATAAATATCAAGCATACCAGGCAGGATAATTATTCGGGCCAATTCAATTACTTggactttctttctcttttaacCATTGTGCTTCAATTATTCTTACAAGTGTTGCCACATACCACGTTCACTTCCCACTTTTATCTCATTGGTTAAAATGTGACCCTTTATAGTattcttgaatttttcttttttttttttttaaaaaaagaccaACCTTCAGAGGTTTATGTGCAATACCACCATCATTATGGGCGGATAAAAGTGGGTGAGAATGTAGTATCTAAAGCTTCCCATTCTCAAGTAATGCACGAGTTGACGACTAGTTGTATGTTATTACTGTGCGTATCTAGCACCAAAAGAAACCTCCAAATAtagagttttcttttgaaaaaattattttcatcagccactattcactatctcacaccgaagaaggaaaaataaaaaaataaaaagctgaAGTGTGAGATATTGGaatgaatagtgactaatgaaTAGAATTTCTAAATCTCATTCAAGAAATTGTCTTATAGTTGTTATATGTAACCTCGCCTCATATAATGCTCACTTCAGATgtcatctaacatgcaaatgaTACAGGCAAAGAAAACTGCCAAGTGGTATCAACTTCCAGCAAACAAAGATCCAGTTCATATAATATTTAGTTAACCTATCCTTTACGGATATACAACCTGTTATGGCAATGAAGACATGAGTAGCTGTTGGCAAGGGGTGGAGAAGAAGCAAGCTGAGTCTGAAATGCTAAATTGGAACCAATACTAAGAAGTTGCATCAATATTTCAACCTTAAGGACAAGATTTTTTGAAGGGGTGGATAATGTAATGAACCCAAGTAAATTGGGCCGAGCTTGATGGGCGTCCAAATTAATGTTACTTTTTATTGTATTGAGTTGTTAATTGGCAAGGGGTGGAGAAGAAGCAAGCTGAGTCTGAAATGCTAAATTGGAACCAATACTAAGAAGTTGCATCAATATTTCAACCTTAAGGACAAGATTTTTTGAAGGGGTGGATAATGTAATGAACCCAAGTAAATTGGGCCGAGCTTGATGGGCGTCCAAATTAATGTTACTTTTTATTGTATTGAGTTGTTAATCTGTTTAGCGGCCCATGGGCTTAGTTGGTTATGGTCAATTAGAGGTGTTGGCTCAAGTACATGTAGTGGGGAGTCCTTGTGGGAGGGCATCTTGAAATCTGgaatatatttgtgttgatCATTTCTGTAATGGAGGTTGGGTCCCTCGAAGAACCTGTAGCTATGAATCAGTGGCTCTTCTGAGCTTTTTATCAAACAGCTTGTGTGCCCTCTGTTTCATTACTGCAATGGTAACAATTCATCTCCTCCACATTCCTTATTACAACAACAAACATCATTCCATTACACAGCAGCAGCCATCCCATTTCCTCATCTCCTTCCTTACAACAACATATACAACGAGGTTCATAACACAACCTTCATGCGTGAAGCCTTTTAGgcaaatttccaaacaatttatcAGACATAGTAGCTTTTATTCAACAAGAAACTATATGTGTAATCAATCTACGAACAATTGAAAATTGCCGTAAACTGCTAGAAAGTACCAACCCCTAGTTTGAGCAGCACCCGATTCTTTTTAGAACTGATTCCTCTTTGACATGTATTGTTTGTCCTCTGGATGGTAGAGTGGAAGCACTTGCATTATCACCCACCTCAATCGCCCTCCTGCTCACAATCCGGTATATCTGGGTGAGGATTTCGGTAAAAGCATTTTCCACATTGGTAGCATCCAATGCAGAAGTTTCCATAAAGTAGAGGGACTCTCTCTCTGCAAATGACTTTCCATTGTCTGTTGGAACAGCCACAAGGTGTCGAAGATCTGACTTGTTGCCAATCAGCATGACAACAAGGTTAGGGTCTGTGTGCTCTCTCAACTCCTTCAACCACCTTCCGACATTCTCAAATGTTGTATGCCTAGTGACATCATACACTAGCAGAGCACCTACAGCTCCTCGGTAGTAAGCACTAGTAATGGCGCGGTACCTATGAAATAGAAAGAGGGCAATCAATCAAGGTGGAAACTAAATATCAACATTCTAATAGCGTgataattggaaaaaaaaaatctatttg carries:
- the LOC109019310 gene encoding ras-related protein Rab11D, which encodes MAVYKPEDDYDYLFKLVLIGDSGVGKSNLLSRFTRNEFNLESKSTIGVEFATKSLNIDGKVVKAQIWDTAGQERYRAITSAYYRGAVGALLVYDVTRHTTFENVGRWLKELREHTDPNLVVMLIGNKSDLRHLVAVPTDNGKSFAERESLYFMETSALDATNVENAFTEILTQIYRIVSRRAIEVGDNASASTLPSRGQTIHVKEESVLKRIGCCSN